The DNA window TGTCGGACAGGAATTCTATGTGTCGTGTGATGTCTTAGTCACCGTTTCCGTTTTCTTGCTGATCATTCGTAGTAAGCAGTTGAACATGAATGATTCGGCTTAAGTCATTTCACTCTCCCACTGGAAGAGTCGGGCCTTCAGGCCCGGAGAGGGCACCCTCCCCGGCCGTTTGCTCGTCCGACCCTCCCGCAAGCGGGAGAGTGTTATCCAGAGGTTTGGCCCCAAAGACTCGTGTTTACCTGCTTAGTACAGAAACACTGCCGGACTCCAGTGCTCCGTCTACACCAAATGCTCGGGTTCGGCTCATCAGCTGACGGCGTTAGCCCCGGTGATTGCACCGGAACCGTGGCTAACGCCATACGGCAAATCCTAAAATCAAAGGTTGACGCAGCAGAAGGTTGGCATTGATGCCTCAAAAGCACTCTGACGATACGATCTTTCTGTTCTTTCTGCAGGAGCGGTGGACACATGCCAGCGCTACGCTCCGAGCACGTGCGTGCGTATACCGAACATGCAGGTGGATCGATGCGACAATCAATTGACGGCTGCGGATTAGATCCGTCGGCGACGGCGATAAATCATTCCGCCTCCCAAAAGACAGAGCGATCCAGCACCGGCAATCGAAGCCGGTTCCGGCACGGCTTGGGCTGCTGCACTAAATTCAGGAGATAGTTGGACACTGCTTGCTCCGGTGAGCGCGAACAATTGGGCCAACGCGGTGTTCTCCACCAGGACCTCTCCCGGAACGAACACATTCATCGGGATCGTGAATAGCACCGCCGATTCTCCATCGTTAAGGACCAATGGTGATCCGTTGGCATCGACCGATGTAATCGAAAATCCGAAACCACTCAATGTAAAGTCGCTACTGGCACCTTTGGTCTCTAGCAACGAATTCGGTGTAAACTCAATATCTGACAATGATGAGTCAGGAATTTCGGATTGAAACGTGGCGCCGTTGGCCAGTTGCAGTGGCATGGTGAATCCACTGATCGTCTCCGTTTGCCCGACCGCAGTTGCGGTGAACTCAAAGTTGTAGACACCAGCACCGTTAAACGTAACATCGGTCCCTTGTAGCACGACCGCTGCATGTGAAAGGCTCGTCATACCGACGAGCAGGCACGTCATCAAAGCTATTTTCATCTGAATCTCCTTTGGAGTAAAAACTATCAATCAAGCGGGGCCAAACGAACGCAACGCTCGTTTCGAATGCCCCCGGAGTCACGACGCCAAGCTGTCAAAGAGCGTGTCAACGAGTTCGGCCCATTCTGCTTCATCCTCGTCATCTCCAGTGGAGGTGCTCTGAAGTGAGCCACTGTGACTGAGGGAATCGCTTGAAGCGAGCTGTGGCGGGGCAGTCGGATTGTTGAGGGGCAGTAGTGTGCCACTTGCCGCTAGAGCCGCCCCAAAATCGGATGAGTTCACTGCGCCGCTTCCGTCGAGATCGGCGAAAACGTTGAAAGGCGAGAACCCGGCGATCTGACCGGATGCAGCAAGCACCTCGTTGACATCGCTGGAATTTACGGATCCACCACCGGCGGCGTCTCCCGGCAGGACCTCGAAAGGTGTCACTAGATCATCGCCGCCCACCCCGTCGGCATCTCCGTCTAGTGGATTGCCGGCGGCATCGAGAATTGATGAAGCGAACAAGCTAAAGAGCAGCTTGTCCCCTTGGAACGGCGACGACAGCGTGATCGAAGCTTGGAACGTGGTCGGGTCGTAGGAGACATTTGAAATCAGATCGGCGAGCTGATAGTCACCCACTGGCCCGCCAACGGGCGGGAACGATACTGGGACTCCTCCGAGGCTGAAGTTGGTCGCATCAAACGAGACAATGTCTTCGCTAAAGTTGATTAGGATTGTGTCGAGATTTGTCCACGGCAGGACTCGTGATGAGTTTGATGTCAGCGAATAGCCTTCACCTGCCTCGGGATCGATTGCACCAAGAAAGTCGAATAATGGGCCGACGGACGACCAAGTCGACCCCGCGATTTTGATGTCAGTGACCGTCGGTGAAATTGAATCACCATCATTGTCTTCGATTGAAACATGGACGGTATCACCTGCAGTGCCAAATTGATTATCCAGCACCTTGGGAAACGCAACACTGCCGTTGTAGTTCGGATCGCTACTTGTCGCGGTGTGCGTGATGATCCCCGTGTGAGGGTTGGCTTCTGTTGCGACGTCATCGATCGCTCGGACGAAGATCGTTCGCGAGGTGCCTCCGGAGATGACATCGAATAGGATCGACGCGACCGCACCAAAATTCTCGTCGGTGAAGTCGCCGTCTTCGTCGGTGTCGACAGCGATTTCTAGTTGTGTATCGGAAGTGATATCGACGGTGACATCCGAAGTCGGGTCGGTGCCGATGTAAATCTCGTAGGAATCAATCGTTGAGTCGGCTTCACTGACATCGGTTGAGCCGCCGCTTTCGCCAATCAGGAGTCCTGGGATTTGGATATTAGTTGCATCATTCGTGTTTTCAGCGAAGCCGGGAATTACATCTGAACCGGGATTGGGAAGTCCAAGTGGATTGTTGCGGACCCAGGGTCTGTAGGGAGCAGGGGCCGGAAAGGCGGTGTCCTGAGCGAACGCATCAATTTGAACCGTTTCGAGCGACATGCTGCTACCCGCTGCGGTAAACGCTAGATCATATGACGCATCAGGGGCCGACTGGAAATCGAAGACCGCCATGAGATCGGTAGAGAATGCCGAACCTCCGTGGGCACTGATCAGAGAGTTTTGTGTTTGAGTATAAACCGGCGTTACGCCATCGATATTGATGGAATTGTTGTCGATCGTGTTTCCGAGTGTTTTCCACTGAACGACGATTCGCGTGAACGAACCTGACAAGTCGCTGGTGTCGATCGTAACGTCAAAGTCGGTTGGTTCCGCAAACGAATAAATGTTCTGTCCCGAGGTGAGAAACGCCGAACCAGCATTTTGAATTAGGACACTGTTTTCGCCTGACCCAAAGTCACTCGCGTCGGGGGAGTTGCCGGGAGTTCCCTGCGGGTCTGTGAACTGATCCCATTTCGCGTTGATCGATCCGAAGTCGCCGTAGTCCCAACCAAAACGATCGTCGTAGATAGAAGCAGTGAGATCGCCAAAGCTGGAGGCAAAACCGTCTGGGACGCGAGAGGCACCGCCGACGACGGACCCAGAACCGGGATGTTCCGCGTCAAAGTTCGGATCGAGAACGGTGACGGCATACACCGCGTCGCCGGCGTCTCCGTCATCCACTCCCACAGCGTCTCGCGGCAGCCCGTTGACCGTAGTGTAGGGGTATGGCGTGTCGAGGGCGCCATCGTTATTTGTGTCTAAGTCATCGCCGACCGTGATGCTCGGATCCAAGCCTTCGACCAAGATCCAGGTAGACGAGCCGTCTTCGACCTCGTCGTTGAAGTTGAACGTGACGTAGTCGCCGATCGCCACGCCCGGGTTGATCGTTGTGATCGAATCAATCTGGCCTTGGTCGGCACCGTCGCCGTCAATTTGTAGCAAATGAAATGTGGCATATGTCGGACCGAGACCGGCATCGTTGAGATTAATCAACTCTACGAATTCGTCCGTGTCGGTTCCGTCATGGTTATTGACAAATTCGTTGATGACCAGCAGATCACCATCGGTATCGTTGTCAAAAAGCTTAACCGTGGTATCCCCCGAGAGCGTACCGCTATAGGCGGCATCAGTGCTTGAGGTAACCCAGTCGACAATCCCGCTATGCGTGCCTTCAACGAACAAGTCATCGACGGAACGAACGACCAATTGCTGTGGAATCAGCCAGTTTTCAGGTGTGAACGTTAAGTCGAATGTGGAGTAGAACTGCGTGGCAAAGAAGCTATCGCTGACCACCACTCCCCGAAAGACATTGCTAGGTGTAAAGGTCACCGTGACGTCGTGAGTTGGTTTTGACTGTAGCGTGACCCAGAAGTTATCCAGGTTGTCGATGCTGGAGTCTTCACTCGCTTCAAGGTCAAGTGGTGCGTCCCGAAATTGTTCGCCACTAAGTGCGACGCCGGCAACATTGTCGTGAACGGTAATCGATTCTAGATCGAAGCCGGTTCCTTCACCTTCGACGTTCGCACGGACACCGACGACTAAGCTCGACGCACCTCCCGTAGGAATGTCGTCAAGTAGAAGGTTGAGTGAACCGTCTGCGGTCGTCTGCTGAGTTACCCGGCCGTTGTTGTCGAATTCATAAAACCACTCAAAAAACTCCCCCGAATCGCCGAACGAATTTAGGCCAACAGTCCCGGCGATCCACTCGATGTCCACGATAGTGGCACCGGAGACGTCAATGGGATCGCTTCGCAGTTCATGTTCACCGCCAAAGTCTTCGCTTTCCAGCATCCCGTTGATTCCGGCGTTTGGATCGGTTTCAACAAAGTTGCGGGTCGAGTCCGATGCCGGGACATTCGGATAGGAAAGGCTGAAGTTGGCACCAGCTTGTGGCGACGTTTCTAGGCCGTTGGGTGTGAATTCATCGACGGCCAAGACATTACCTGTCAAATCGACGATCCAAGTCGACAAGTCGACACTGGCCAAATTAATCAATTCGGTGTCGTTGATTTGGTAGCTAATGTCACCGCCGGAAATCGACAATGTTCCATCAAAGCTGATTGTGTTCGAGGTAAGATCAACGAATCGTATCGAAGTGCTGATCGAAACGTCGATGCTGGTCAGTACGCCGTCAGTGAAGGTAACGGAGTCAGCGGAGTCGAGGGCACCGAACACAATATCGCCTTCGGAGTCGAACATCCAAAGACCCAAAGCATGATCGGAGATATCGCTAATCACGGTTGGTTGTGCACTTGGATTGCCACTGGACCGGTTGGCATCCGCTTTCCAAAATTCTGAAAGGTCGATGTCGGTGACTGGTAGAACTTCGACACCTGATCCCGTGTAAGTTGAGTCATCGTACGTCAACGATCCCCACTGGAAATTCTGTTCACGAGGAAACAAATCCATCGCTTCGCCATAGGTCCCCGCTTGGGCCGGACTATTGAAGTTTGCGTTCGCATAGATTGCATCCGCATCACCGCCCCCAGCGACCGATGCGCGCAGAAGCGGTGCGGTTTGCGGACCCAGCGATCCATCTCCCAGGCCGATACGCCCGAAAGCATCCGTTTGGGGTGTCGATCCACTGGGGGCGGTTTCTTGAAGGTAGCTACCGGCGTCCATCGTGCTGGCCAGATCAATCGTATTGCCCGGATGGTCGATGCTTACCGGCTCACTGAAGTCGGCGTTATAGAGCACGGCCATCAAGTGGCGATTTTCAAGTTGCTCCAACAGATTGCGACGCCGGCGTCTTGATCGGTGGCGGCGAGCGGCAGGCGTCTTCGCAGTAAATAGGTGATGCACTTTTATGTTCCTTAGCGTTGTTTGATAAAGCTTTTCAGCTGTCGGCTGGTCAGTGCGTTCGAGTCTCATTGGCGAAATGTGTCGATCGCTGACAGCCATCGTTCAACAGTGATTGGTGTAGCAGTGATTTGTGTAGCAGTGATTTGTGTAGCAGTGATTTGTGTAGCAGTGATTGGTGTTGGCAATTTCAATCGAGGCTGTTCGGACGCAATCCAACGCCTCATTGAATGTCGATGTTGGCATCGAACTAAATCGTTCTTGGTGTTAGACCGATGATGCTTGCGTCTAGGGGCGAACGAACATCGAATTCGAAACCCACGTACATACGGTGCTCGTCAAGCAGTTGTGACTCGCGATCAAAGTGGTTTGCCGCAAACGCGAAGTCACGGCTGGCTGTGAACGGCCTGGTGAATGGCCCCGTGCTGGGGCGACGTTTACTCGAAAGGCGTTTTGCTTTGGGTGCAATGCGTTGAAATTTAATTCAAGCAATACGCACCATACGCGGCGTCATTCGCGGCCAACTCACCGCCGGGAAGCCGCAGCAAAGGTACGGCAACCCAGGATTTATTGTCTGCCGTTGGTCGACCGATACCGGGTTACGCAACCGCTCTCGGTCGCCTACGAACGCGTCGGTAGGCAAACGGAATCGCGAGCGAAGCTAACATCGCAAAGGTCGCCGGTTCTGGGACCGGATTGACCGTTAGGAATGTTGATCCAG is part of the Roseiconus lacunae genome and encodes:
- a CDS encoding PEP-CTERM sorting domain-containing protein (PEP-CTERM proteins occur, often in large numbers, in the proteomes of bacteria that also encode an exosortase, a predicted intramembrane cysteine proteinase. The presence of a PEP-CTERM domain at a protein's C-terminus predicts cleavage within the sorting domain, followed by covalent anchoring to some some component of the (usually Gram-negative) cell surface. Many PEP-CTERM proteins exhibit an unusual sequence composition that includes large numbers of potential glycosylation sites. Expression of one such protein has been shown restore the ability of a bacterium to form floc, a type of biofilm.) yields the protein MKIALMTCLLVGMTSLSHAAVVLQGTDVTFNGAGVYNFEFTATAVGQTETISGFTMPLQLANGATFQSEIPDSSLSDIEFTPNSLLETKGASSDFTLSGFGFSITSVDANGSPLVLNDGESAVLFTIPMNVFVPGEVLVENTALAQLFALTGASSVQLSPEFSAAAQAVPEPASIAGAGSLCLLGGGMIYRRRRRI